The genomic region GGGCTCACAACATGCATCCGCTGCGGCTGCAATACGAGCTGTTCAGCAGCCAGAATCCTTACATGGCGACGGTGAAATCATTGGCCGAGAAGGCCGCCGAGGAGCGCAAGCCGGTCGCTGCGGACAATCCGTTCCTGGCGTTTCAGGAGCAGATCTCGAAGCAGGTCGTTCACGCCCTCGACAGCTGGCGCGATTCACAGGAGGCGCTCAGCGAAGCGATGTTCCTCAGCGTCTACGGGTCCCCGGCGCTCCAGGCGGCGGTCGGGATCGATCCGACGTCCACACCGTCCCGCCGGCGTGAGATGTCCGCCGAGCATCGCGCCATGCTCGAGAAGCGCATCGCCGAGCTGAAGTCGCGGATCGGTGAGGGCGGCCTCCGTGAAGCGGCGTTGCGCGCTTTGCTCTATGTCGGCTCGGCACGGGGAATGGTGGATGAACGCAGCATCGAGGCTCTGCGCCAGGTCCGCCGGGAACATGGCGGCGCACGCATGTCTCTTGCCGAGTTCAAGATGCTGGTACGCGAGCAGTTCTTCATGCTGCTGCTCGATCGAGAAGGGGCGCTCGCCGCAATCCCGAAATTGCTGCCTGACGACATGAACGCTCGTCGCGCAGCATTTCAAGCGATCGAACAGGTGCTGTCGGCCAGTGCAGACGTCACGGGCGAGCGTGCAAACCGGCTGCGGCAGATCGCTGGCCTGTTTGGCCTCGACACTGCGGACGGTGCCGAAAGGGCGTCGAACGTAGCCCCTTTCGATCCCAAGGCGAAGGCGTCGTAGCGCGAGTTGTAAGGATCGGGAGCGACATCATGTCAGATGCGACGGCCACAAAGTCTCCCAGCAAGTATGATCGCCTGATCGCCGCGGCCAAGGCAATCCCGCCGACGCCGACCGTCGTCGTGCATCCATGCGATGAGACATCCTTGCGAGGCGCCGTCGACAGCGCGTCCGCCGCCATCATCCGGCCGCTCCTGGTCGGGCCGGAGCGCAAGATCAGGGATACGGCTGCCAGGTTCGGCCTGGACATCTCGGGTTATGAGATCGTGGATGCCGCGCACAGCGACGATGCCGCCGCGAAGGGCGTCGAATTGATCCATGCCGCGCGCGGCGAACTGCTCATGAAGGGCAGCCTTCACACCGACGAGCTGATGCGGGCCGTCACGGGCAAGGTCGGGGGATTGCGGACCGATCGGCGCATCAGCCACGTGTTCGTCATGGATGTGCCGGCCTACGCCGAGACGATCTTCGTCACTGACGCCGCCATCAACATCTTCCCCGATCTGGATGCCAAGCGGGACATCATTCAGAACGCGATCGACCTCTACAATCAGGCGGGCTTCGGCAAGTCGCCGCGGGTGGCCATCCTTTCCGCAGTCGAAACGGTCACGTCGAAAATTCCGTCCACCATCGAGGCCGCGGCGCTCTGCAAGATGGCGGATCGCGGCCAGATCACAGGCGGCGTGCTGGACGGGCCGCTGGCTTTCGACAACGCGATCGACCTCGAATCGGCGCGGATCAAGGGCATCAAGTCCGAAGTGGCCGGCCGCGCTCAGATCCTGGTCGTGCCCGACCTCGAAGCGGGCAACATGCTGGCCAAGAACCTCGCCTATTTCGCCAAGGCCGACGGCGCCGGCATTGTGCTCGGCGCGCGCGTCCCCGTCGTCCTGACCTCACGTGCGGACAGCCCAAGAGCGCGGATGGCGTCCTGCGCGGTTGCTGCACTTTATGCTCACGCGCGGCGCCAGAAGGCGCCGACAGTCGCGGCGTGACCGCCATGGACAGCATCCTCGTCGTCAACGCCGGCTCGTCGAGCGTCAAGTTCCAGGTCTTTGCGGTCGAGGGTGAGGGCGTTCTGCGCCGGCTGATCAAGGGGCAGGTGGACGGCATCGGCAGCCGGCCGCGCTTGCGTGCAAGCAGGGCAGGCAACGACCCCATGGCGGACCGGGCCTATCCGATCGAGGCCATTCCGGATGTGCCGGCGGCGATGCAAGTCGCGGGGGAATGGCTGCGGAAGGAGGCTCGTATCCATCCGTTGGCGGTCGGGCATCGTGTCGTCCATGGCGGGCCGGATTATGAGCAGCCGGTTCTCATCGACCATGGCGTGGTGGCACGGCTGGAACGCTTCGTCACGCTGGCGCCGCTGCATCAGCCGCACAATCTGGCGCCGATCCGCTCGATCCTGGCCAATTTCCCGACGGTCCCGCAGGTCGCGTGCTTCGACACCGCGTTTCACCGCACGCACGGTCCGCTGGCCGATCATTACGCCATCCCCCACCAGCTCCACGCCGAAGGTGTGCGGCGCTACGGCTTTCACGGGCTCTCCTATGAGTACATCTCCAGGACCCTGCCGCAGATCGCGCCAGACATCGCAAAGCGCCGGGTGATTGTCGCCCATCTCGGCAGTGGCGCGTCGATGTGCGCGATGAAGAATGGGCTGAGCGTCGAGAGCACGATGGGATTCACGGCGCTCGACGGGCTGCCGATGGGCACGCGTCCGGGCCAGCTCGATCCGGGGGTCGTGCTGTATCTGCTGTCGGAAAAGGGCATGACGGCATCGAAGGTGCAGGATTTTCTCTATCGCGATTGCGGATTGAAGGGGCTTTCCGGGGTCAGCAACGACATGCGCGAGCTCGAGGCAAGCCTTGATCCGCAAGCGAAGCTGGCGGTGGACTATTTCGTCTATCGCATCGGGCTCAATGCCGGCATGCTGGCGGCGGCGTTGCAGGGCATCGATGCCTTCGTCTTCACCGCCGGCATCGGCGAGAATTCGAGCGGCATCCGCGCACGTGTGGCGGAGCAGCTCGGCTGGCTTGGCGTGGCACTCGACCCTGCCGAGAACACGCGCCATTCGCGGCTGATCTCAGCAAAGACGAGTCTCGTTCCGGTCTACGTCGTCCCGACGGACGAGGAGCTCATGATCGCGCAGCACACGCTGACGCTGTTGATGAACGGCCAATCGCCCAACCCCAGACAAGAGAGGGTGTCATGATTCCAGTATTTCCGGACAGCAAGGTCGCTCTGAAGGGGAAAAAGGGCCTCGTCGTAGGCATCGCCAACGACCAGTCGATCGCCTGGGGCTGCGCCAGGGCGTTTCGCGCACTCGGCGCCGATCTCGCCGTCACCTATCTGAACGATCGCGCCAAGAAGCACGTCGAGCCGCTGGCGCAGGCGCTCGAAGCGCCGATCTTCCTGCCGCTCGACGTCATGGTCGAAGGCCAGACCGAGGCGGTCTTCGAGCGGATCAAGTCGGAATGGGGGCAACTCGATTTCCTGCTTCATTCCATCGCGTTCTCGCCGAAGGAGGCGTTGCACGGCCGCGTCGTCGATGTCGGCCGCGACGGCTTCCTGAAGACCATGGACGTCTCCTGCTGGTCGTTCCTGCGCATGGCGCATCTTGCCGAACCCCTGATGAAGAGCGGCGGCACGATGTTCACCATGACCTATTACGGCAGCCAGATGGTGGTGGAGAACTACAACATCATGGGCGTCGCCAAGGCGGCGCTCGAGGCCGCGGTTCGCTATGCCGCTGCCGAGCTCGGTCCGAAGGGCATCCGCGTGCACGCGATCTCGCCGGGACCGCTTGCCACCCGCGCGGCCTCGGGCATTCCGGAGTTCGACGAGCTGATGGACAAGGCACAATCCAAGGCGCCCTCGCGCAGCCTCGTCAGCATCGACGATGTCGGCAATGCCACCGCCTTTCTGGCGCTCGACGGCGCCAAGCTGATCACCGGTGGCGTGCTCTACATCGACGGCGGCTATCACATCATCGATTGACGCCGCGTTGCCGCCGCGCTGAACAGTCCGGCGACCCGTGGGCTGATGGTGACATATTGCCAGTTTTTTGCCCGACGGCGCAACCGGCTCCGGGCGAACAGAGGGCGAAACGGAAACCTCAGTCAAATCAGCCCCATGGCTACTGTGCATGGGGTTGTTTTTCGACTTTTTGATTCAGCGATAGTGCAGAGCGATCAGTTCGGCCACGCAGGCCGGCTTCTTGCCGCCCTCGATCTCGATCACGAGGTGGTAGTTGACGCGCAGCCCGTCCGGCGGCACGTCCTCTGCTTCCGCAATCGTGACCCGGCCGCGCAGCTTCGATCCTGCCGGTACCGGCGCGAGATATCGGATGCGGTCAGCACCGTAGTTCAGCGTGTTGCGCAGCCCCTTCAGGCCGATGACCGAGCGGATGAACAGCGGCGCAAGGGCAAGCGAGAGCAGGCCATGGGCGATGGTCTTGCCGCCCGGCATCTCCTGCTTGGCGCGCTCCTGGTCGACATGGATCCATTGCTCGTCGCAGGTCGCCTCGGCGAACTGGTTGATGCGGTCTTGCGTGATCTCGATCCAGTCGCTGGCACCGATCTCGGTGCCGATTGCGGATTTGATCTCGTTGAAGTCGCTGAATATTCGCATGGGTTGACCCGTTTAGATCCTCATTTCCGGAACATTGTCGGGAATGGCGAGCTCGGCCTCCGTCAGCGCCAGGACCTCGCCGACGCTCAGGCCGGGCGCTGTTTCCAGCAACGTCGCCTTGCCGTCGGGAAAACCGATCACGGCCATGTCGGTCACGACCAGGTCGACAGGGCGCGCCGAGGTCAGCGGCAGCGAGCATTTCGCCACGATCTTCGACTTGCCCTTGGCCGCGTGCTGCATGGCGACGATCACGCGCTTGGCGCCGGTGACGAGGTCCATTGCGCCGCCCATGCCGGGAACCATCTTGCCCGGGATCATCCAGTTCGCGAGATGGCCATGCGCATCGACCTGGAGGCCGCCGAGCACGGTGACATCGACGTGGCCGCCGCGGATCAGTCCGAACGACATCGCGCTGTCGAAGGTGGAGGCGCCCGGCAGCGCGCTGATCGGGCGTCCGCCGGCATCGGTGAGCGTCGGATGCGCCATGCCCTGCTCGGGGATCGGCCCGGTGCCGATCAGTCCGTTCTCGGACTGGAAGAAGACCTTCAGGTCCGACGGCACATAATTGGCGACCAGCGTCGGAATGCCGATGCCGAGATTGACGAGGTTGCCGTTCCTCAGCTCCTTGGCGACGCGCCGGGCGATGATGATCTGCGGATCCATGGTGTCACCCGTTCGTGATGAGATAGTCGACGAGCGGCGCGGGGGTGATGACATGATCGGGTGCAATCACGCCGACCGGGACGATATGCTCCGCCGTCACGATGACGGTGTCGGCCGCCATCGCCATGACCGGGTTGAAATTGCGCGACGTGAGGGCGTAGGCGAGGTTGCCGAGATAATCGGCGAGGAAGGCGTGCACCAATGCGAATTGCGCCCGCAGCGCCGTCTCCAGCAGGAACGGCTTGCCGTCGACTTCGATCTGACGCTTGCCTTCGGCCACCAGCGTTCCGACGCCGGTCGGCGTCAGCACGCCGCCGAGGCCGCATCCGCCGGCGCGGATGCGCTCGACGAACGTGCCTTGCGGCACGAGATCGACGGCGATCTGGTTCGCCAGCATCTGCTGCTGCGCCTTCGGATTGAGACCGATATGCGTTGCCGTCAGCTTCGACACCAGGGCCTGATCGAACAGCTTGCCGACGCCCTTGCCGGGCGTGGCGGCGTCATTCGAGATCAAGGTCAGACCTGTCTTCCTCTGGCGCACGACTTCGTCGAGCAGCCGCTCCGGCGTTCCGACTCCCATGAAGCCGCCAACCATGACGCTGGCGCCCGCCGGGATCATCGCAACGGCTTCTTCGACGGAAACGGCCTTCATGATCGAAACTCCCGGTCGGCCGACGATGGCAGAAGGGCGGTAACGTGCGGATGTTGGCGGGCGGGGGGCGGGCTCCCTTGATCTGGGTCAAGGCTTTCGGATCATTCCGCTCCGGCTGCGTCGATGCCGATGCTTTCGAGTGTCTCGCGCCAGAGCTTGCGAACACCGACGTGGCGCTGCTCGAGTGCCGCGCTCACCGCATCTCGGTATGGAGCGAGGTCGGGGCCTTTGAGGAACAGGATCTGCGCTTGCAGCAGCCGGCCGCTCTCGAATTCGATGCGGCGCAAAGCCATGACGAACGCATCCTGCGGATTGGCTTCGACCGGGAGCAGCGCAGCCGGCCGGATGCCGGCGTGGACGGCATGGGCGAGCGTTGCGAGGTTGACGGCCTGGGCGAGGTGAGGGTCCGTGATCTCCGCGAGCGGCGCAGGAAGCCAAGCCGTCTCCCAAGTCATCAGCATGTATCCGAGGGCAACATCCGGGACCCAGGAGGTGGCGCGCATCAGCAGGGAGACGATCTCGGTCTCCCGATAGAACTGCGCGTTCAATTCGGTCTGCCAGGCCGCTTCAAACCTCGCCGGCAAGGAGAGGGCGAATTGCCGCGCTAGGGCACCATGCGCCGAGATCAGGAACGCCCCGATCCGCGTCTGCTGGCGCGGCGGAATGCGGCCGTCGGGATCGAGCGGGCCGAGGAAGCCGCTCATGGCACCGCTCTTCTGACCGGGATGGCACGCAGATGGTCGTAACCGTCTGGAAACGGCGTCAGCTCCCCGCCGGCCTCGTCCGGTGCCACCCAAATCGATTGATGTCCCTCCCATCGCCCGGCCAGCACGTCATCAGCGAAGCGCGCCAGCAGGTCCGCCGTCAGCGCTCCCTTCTCCAGCGTGAACGCATGATAGGCCTTGGGAATGATCACCAGGGAGCTGTTGGGAATCTCGACACGCAATGTTTCGTGGAGACCCCGCGGCGTGAGAAAATCGAACTCGCCGTTGAGAATCATGGTCGGAACGGCGATCGCGGACAGGCGCGGCGTGAGCGGCTGGAAGTCGAGGAAGGATTCCATCAGGTTCTGCAGCGCGTAGACGTCGTTGACGAGCCAACCTTGCCGCTTCACGCTGTCGAGCCTGTCCAGCAGCGGCTTCAGCCATTGGTCCGATAGGTTCATCGGCAGCAGGAGGTCCTGGAGGTAACTCGTGCCGCCGAGGATCAGCCCGGTTCGCAGCGCATTGCCAAGCAGCAAGAGTTGCGGCGACAGTTCCGCAAAGCAGCTCATCGGCACGAGCCCGGCCAGTCGCTTGCCATGCTCGATCGCATATCGCAGCGCGATCAGTCCGCCAAAGCTGATCCCGCTCAGAAAAACCGGACCGTCCCCCAGCTGGTCGATCAGGAGACGCAAGGCGGCGACCTGGTCGTCCTGGCTGATGAAGAGCCTCGGCTTGTCGGAGCCGCCCTGGCCCAGCAGATCGAAGATTGCAACGCGAAAGCCTCGCGCCGACAAGGCTTCGCGATAGGCGCCCCACAGTTCGGAATATTGCGTCAGGCCGTTCACGAGGACATAGGCCGGCGCGCCCACCGGCCCGTCGAGCTCATAGCGGATCCGATATGAGCCGAGGCTGAGGAAAGGCATCGCAGGGTACTGCCGGTGTTTTGATGCCCGCGATCTTCGATCCCTGCGAACGGATTCCATTGAGTTAGATCAAACCTCCCCTGGCCGCCCTGCTTAGCGTTTCAGGAAAATCTTCCAGGGAGGACTGCGTCATGTTCGGACAAGACGCGTTGAAGCGCTGCTTCATGAGCCTGATCGTGCTGCTGCTCGGAACGGCGATCGCAACCGCACAGCCTTTCACGCGCCGCTCGTCGCAGGTGCAGCATGATGGGCTGAAGAAGACCTACGAGATCGCCAACTTCCGTCTCGGCGGCAAGTATGACCTGTCCGACCCCTCAAAATGGGAGAACGGCGGCGAGGGCGGCGTCACGCTGGAATCGCTCGGCGCCGGCAAGCTTCGCACGGCCTACATCGCCATCGGCAACGCAAGGCGCAACGCCGCCGGCGAGATCACCAATGCCATCGTGATCAACTCCTACTATTCCGGCGATTCCACCGACATGTACGAACAGTGGGTCAAGGGTGCGGCGTTGTCGGGTGGCGTGCCCATCATCGGTCCGGGCCGGCCGATCGACACGGATCGCTATTATGTCGTCATGGTCGATCCGCTCGGCACTTGGGGCGCGAGCAAGCCGTCCGACGGCCTCGGCATCAAGTTCCCGCAATACAGCTACTACGACATGGTGCAGGCGAATTACCGCCTGCTGCGCGACGAGCTGAAGGTCGCGCGCGTCGCGCTGGTGACCGGCGTCTCAATGGGCGGCACGCAGACTTACGTCTGGGGCGTGATGCATCCGGAATATGTCAGCGCCCTGATGCCGATCGGCGGCACGACGCAATCGGATGGCGACGACCCCGTCGGCAACTGGACCTTCCAGATGATGACGGCCGCGATCCAGGGCGATCCGGTCTGGCAGGCGACCAAGGGCGACTATTACAAGCTCCCGAAGGAAAAGCATCCGGTGCCGGGCGTGGCCTTCGGCTGGTCGATCCTCGGCATGACGGGTTATGACTTCGCCTTCCGTACGACCCAGAATTGGGCGGCGGTACAGCCGGAGATCTTCTATTGGGATCCGCCGAACGAGAAGGCCGGTCTCAACGTCACCAACCGTGCCAAGCTCTATGACGCCGTCGACCTCGTCTGGCGCAACAGGGTGGGCGAGACCCACAACATCAATCCCTATCTCGGTCGCATTCAGGCCCGCACGCTGGTGATGCACATCACCAACGACCTCTGGCTGAACTTCAAGCTGGCGCAGAAGGCTGTTGATCGCGTGCCCGGCGCTGATCTCATCGCACAGGAGAGCCCGGTCGCGCATTACGGCGTGTTCCCGATCATCAACCAGCGCAAGAACGATCCGAAGTTCGTCGCCTTCATGGATGACGTGGCGGCTCTCGATCGCGCCCAGAAATTCGTCGACAAGAATTACCGCGT from Bradyrhizobium sp. CB1015 harbors:
- a CDS encoding alpha/beta fold hydrolase, which gives rise to MPFLSLGSYRIRYELDGPVGAPAYVLVNGLTQYSELWGAYREALSARGFRVAIFDLLGQGGSDKPRLFISQDDQVAALRLLIDQLGDGPVFLSGISFGGLIALRYAIEHGKRLAGLVPMSCFAELSPQLLLLGNALRTGLILGGTSYLQDLLLPMNLSDQWLKPLLDRLDSVKRQGWLVNDVYALQNLMESFLDFQPLTPRLSAIAVPTMILNGEFDFLTPRGLHETLRVEIPNSSLVIIPKAYHAFTLEKGALTADLLARFADDVLAGRWEGHQSIWVAPDEAGGELTPFPDGYDHLRAIPVRRAVP
- a CDS encoding phosphate acetyltransferase — translated: MSDATATKSPSKYDRLIAAAKAIPPTPTVVVHPCDETSLRGAVDSASAAIIRPLLVGPERKIRDTAARFGLDISGYEIVDAAHSDDAAAKGVELIHAARGELLMKGSLHTDELMRAVTGKVGGLRTDRRISHVFVMDVPAYAETIFVTDAAINIFPDLDAKRDIIQNAIDLYNQAGFGKSPRVAILSAVETVTSKIPSTIEAAALCKMADRGQITGGVLDGPLAFDNAIDLESARIKGIKSEVAGRAQILVVPDLEAGNMLAKNLAYFAKADGAGIVLGARVPVVLTSRADSPRARMASCAVAALYAHARRQKAPTVAA
- a CDS encoding MaoC family dehydratase; its protein translation is MRIFSDFNEIKSAIGTEIGASDWIEITQDRINQFAEATCDEQWIHVDQERAKQEMPGGKTIAHGLLSLALAPLFIRSVIGLKGLRNTLNYGADRIRYLAPVPAGSKLRGRVTIAEAEDVPPDGLRVNYHLVIEIEGGKKPACVAELIALHYR
- a CDS encoding CoA transferase subunit A encodes the protein MKAVSVEEAVAMIPAGASVMVGGFMGVGTPERLLDEVVRQRKTGLTLISNDAATPGKGVGKLFDQALVSKLTATHIGLNPKAQQQMLANQIAVDLVPQGTFVERIRAGGCGLGGVLTPTGVGTLVAEGKRQIEVDGKPFLLETALRAQFALVHAFLADYLGNLAYALTSRNFNPVMAMAADTVIVTAEHIVPVGVIAPDHVITPAPLVDYLITNG
- the fabI gene encoding enoyl-ACP reductase FabI; the encoded protein is MIPVFPDSKVALKGKKGLVVGIANDQSIAWGCARAFRALGADLAVTYLNDRAKKHVEPLAQALEAPIFLPLDVMVEGQTEAVFERIKSEWGQLDFLLHSIAFSPKEALHGRVVDVGRDGFLKTMDVSCWSFLRMAHLAEPLMKSGGTMFTMTYYGSQMVVENYNIMGVAKAALEAAVRYAAAELGPKGIRVHAISPGPLATRAASGIPEFDELMDKAQSKAPSRSLVSIDDVGNATAFLALDGAKLITGGVLYIDGGYHIID
- a CDS encoding acetate/propionate family kinase, with product MDSILVVNAGSSSVKFQVFAVEGEGVLRRLIKGQVDGIGSRPRLRASRAGNDPMADRAYPIEAIPDVPAAMQVAGEWLRKEARIHPLAVGHRVVHGGPDYEQPVLIDHGVVARLERFVTLAPLHQPHNLAPIRSILANFPTVPQVACFDTAFHRTHGPLADHYAIPHQLHAEGVRRYGFHGLSYEYISRTLPQIAPDIAKRRVIVAHLGSGASMCAMKNGLSVESTMGFTALDGLPMGTRPGQLDPGVVLYLLSEKGMTASKVQDFLYRDCGLKGLSGVSNDMRELEASLDPQAKLAVDYFVYRIGLNAGMLAAALQGIDAFVFTAGIGENSSGIRARVAEQLGWLGVALDPAENTRHSRLISAKTSLVPVYVVPTDEELMIAQHTLTLLMNGQSPNPRQERVS
- a CDS encoding 3-oxoacid CoA-transferase subunit B; its protein translation is MDPQIIIARRVAKELRNGNLVNLGIGIPTLVANYVPSDLKVFFQSENGLIGTGPIPEQGMAHPTLTDAGGRPISALPGASTFDSAMSFGLIRGGHVDVTVLGGLQVDAHGHLANWMIPGKMVPGMGGAMDLVTGAKRVIVAMQHAAKGKSKIVAKCSLPLTSARPVDLVVTDMAVIGFPDGKATLLETAPGLSVGEVLALTEAELAIPDNVPEMRI
- a CDS encoding alpha/beta hydrolase; translation: MFGQDALKRCFMSLIVLLLGTAIATAQPFTRRSSQVQHDGLKKTYEIANFRLGGKYDLSDPSKWENGGEGGVTLESLGAGKLRTAYIAIGNARRNAAGEITNAIVINSYYSGDSTDMYEQWVKGAALSGGVPIIGPGRPIDTDRYYVVMVDPLGTWGASKPSDGLGIKFPQYSYYDMVQANYRLLRDELKVARVALVTGVSMGGTQTYVWGVMHPEYVSALMPIGGTTQSDGDDPVGNWTFQMMTAAIQGDPVWQATKGDYYKLPKEKHPVPGVAFGWSILGMTGYDFAFRTTQNWAAVQPEIFYWDPPNEKAGLNVTNRAKLYDAVDLVWRNRVGETHNINPYLGRIQARTLVMHITNDLWLNFKLAQKAVDRVPGADLIAQESPVAHYGVFPIINQRKNDPKFVAFMDDVAALDRAQKFVDKNYRVPDVAQTIDPKKSFWKAYVTYPYPVKFGSAKDKSGNSWEIGYMDEYAGTDKDPKVLVIIHGKGAFGGHYGNIMQYALRSGLRVIVPDLPHYGMSGPGNLDKNPARTMQDMREVIYDLVVNQLGVKKAYYLGHSLGGQFVVGYALIWPDAVQGLALEAPSGLEEYPREITIAKDKKAPLFADGLGRDFEKWKQVWDQTGILAAEKARSEQNIRDFFYFKKRDPDTGVVSAAKSGYFFSDSEYARFHTEQRVGLTKGNPKELDQWCNVFIFDIYTIGAELQQDDPKNLYERVTQIKAPIFLAFGDKEPFIPTPAFNGLTDLGRDVITPFMTRMTNAGNRPMLKIYPETGHFIHTDNPVEYAADVVDFVTKGTVDVSSPLGTDRMIKGAVVSALPVAPTPPGAAPTAGLNK